From a single Aquarana catesbeiana isolate 2022-GZ linkage group LG09, ASM4218655v1, whole genome shotgun sequence genomic region:
- the NANOS2 gene encoding nanos homolog 2, producing the protein MGFSHYGMNHNSQPTSFYHQVNSLLHSDEDQATAFQASKTQPNSLPTYCHGQPNAHQTKTSVKQNSLPPHEETLNDGMCCFCKHNGESRHIYMGHKLKDEQGRVVCPVLRMYSCSLCGATGDLSHTKKYCPLNKDKHCLYKKSGRNSAGRKVKR; encoded by the coding sequence ATGGGTTTTTCTCACTATGGGATGAATCATAACTCGCAACCTACCAGTTTCTATCATCAAGTTAATTCACTGCTCCATTCTGATGAGGATCAAGCTACTGCTTTTCAAGCTTCGAAGACCCAACCAAATTCGCTACCAACCTACTGTCATGGGCAACCTAATGCTCATCAAACCAAGACTTCTGTGAAACAGAATTCATTACCTCCACACGAAGAGACTTTAAATGATGGCATGTGCTGCTTTTGCAAACATAACGGCGAGTCGCGCCATATCTACATGGGCCACAAGTTAAAGGATGAGCAGGGCAGAGTTGTTTGTCCTGTCCTAAGAATGTACTCCTGCTCACTATGTGGGGCAACAGGAGACCTATCACACACCAAGAAGTATTGCCCCCTCAACAAGGACAAACACTGTCTGTACAAAAAGAGTGGACGCAACTCCGCTGGGCGCAAGGTGAAACGCTAA